In the Terriglobia bacterium genome, TCGGTGCTGCCGTCGTCCACGAACACCAGCTCGAACGGGTCCGGCTGCGCTTCCATCACCGCTTTCAGGCGGTCATAGAGTTCGGTGACGTTTTCCTGCTCGTTGTGCAGGGGGATGACGATGGAGTACTTCAGCACGGGACGATTATAACGGTCTGCGGGCTAAGAGTCGTCAGGTTCTCGGTTTTCGGTTGTCGGTCATCGGTTGTCGGTTATCGGTTGTCAGTTCTGGATACGGGTTGTCGGATGTGAGTACGGTTGGTAAGCAGACCAATATCTCGGTTACCGATTACTGCACACCGAAAACCGCAAACCGCGAACCGAGAACCGACAACTAATTTCCGTGCAGCGCATAGCCGGCTTCCAGCGGCAGCTTGCCATTGACCTTGACCACGTTGACGCTGCTGGTGATGGAATAAATATCAATCAGCCCGACCGCTCCGGACAGGCTCTCGACCATGCGGATGACCTCGGCGTCGGAATCCACGACCACGAAGTACCCGGGGTTGGCGGCCATCACCGCCTTGATTCTTTCCGCTGTCGTGCCGAAGAATTTTTCCATCGCAATCTTCATCGCGGGCGCGCCGGGATCGCGAAGGATCAGGGTCACCTTGCCGCCGCCCGGCCACGTCGCCAACGACGCGTTCGCCAGCTTGCCGAGTTCGGCGGAGGTCAGGCTCCTGACCTGGCTGGACTTGTTGACGATCACCGCCAGGTCGCGCGCGGCGCAAGCGAGGGAGGCGCCCAGCAGCAACACGCCGACTGCCAACCAACGAAGAATACAAACCCGTGGCAGGATAATTCCCCTCCCTCCTGCGCCGCGATTTAAGCGCAGAACCGGTGTGGAACGCAATCGCCAACACGTACCTTCGCGGGTACGTTGCTGCAGAAAGCTGCGGCAACGGATTGCATTCCAGTGAAATCCGCGCTACATCACAGCCGATGCAACGCTCATTGCTGATCGCATTTCTATGCCTGTCGCCGGCGGGAGTTGCGCAGAACGCGCCCGCACACTTCTCACGGCCGGCCGCGCGCCCGCAGGCCGGCACGACTGCCATGCTGCCGGTCACCACCACCTCCGCCCAGGCCCGCGCCCTGTACCAGCAGGCGATGACCGACTCCATGAATTTCCACCTGGACCGCGCTCTCGGCCAGTGGCGGGCAGCGGTGAAACTGGACCCCAACTTCGCGTTGGCCCACCTGATGATCGCCTTCCGCTCGCAGCACCCGAAAGAGGCCAGGGCCGCGCTGCAGCGGGCCAATACAGCGGTCCGCAGGGGCAGCTACGGCGAGCGCCTGTTCGTGCGTTGGATCACCGGCATCCGTGAAGGAAATTTCTTGTCCGGAATCGCCGCCATGAACGACCTGATCGCCCGCTATCCGTTCGACAAGCAACTGCTGTCGCTGGCCGGAAACTGGCTCATGGGGCGCTACAGCTACGATCGCGCCGCGGAATTGTTGAACCGAGCCCTGGCGGTCGACCCCGATTACCCGCCGGCCTTGAATTCGGCGGCCTACGCCTACGCCGGCATGGGCGACTTCGCCAAAGCGATCCAGACGATGGAGCACTATGCCGAGGTGCTGCCCAATGAACCCAATGCCCAGGATTCGTATGCCGAGATCCTGCGCCAGGCAGGCCAGTTCGATGCCGCCGTGGGACACTACCAGGCAGCGCTGAAGATCGCGCCCGGCTTCTCCATCATGGGACTCGCCGATACCTACGCGCTCAAGGGCGATGAAGAGCGCGCCCGCGCCGAATACCGGCGTTGCAACCAGCATGCGGAGATGTCGGAAGACCGGATTCTCTGCCGGCTGCAATACCCGATCACCTATGTGTGGG is a window encoding:
- a CDS encoding tetratricopeptide repeat protein; translated protein: MQRSLLIAFLCLSPAGVAQNAPAHFSRPAARPQAGTTAMLPVTTTSAQARALYQQAMTDSMNFHLDRALGQWRAAVKLDPNFALAHLMIAFRSQHPKEARAALQRANTAVRRGSYGERLFVRWITGIREGNFLSGIAAMNDLIARYPFDKQLLSLAGNWLMGRYSYDRAAELLNRALAVDPDYPPALNSAAYAYAGMGDFAKAIQTMEHYAEVLPNEPNAQDSYAEILRQAGQFDAAVGHYQAALKIAPGFSIMGLADTYALKGDEERARAEYRRCNQHAEMSEDRILCRLQYPITYVWEKDYRAADQAFESAAQWAHVHDLGFAEAQAYRMMAMYQEDDSVALKHLERAAAALNEHASVSRSDHQDETARILRWRVTRALHAGDKNTAEHAMQQLRTIADHGPSEIVQRALNAALGAQLMAESKPLQAIPYLREDFKDACSLALLVKAYELTADKQMAAAQRAALAHFNLPTVETAMVVPAFRSAEAAH